In Streptomyces sp. V4I8, a genomic segment contains:
- a CDS encoding IS5 family transposase, producing the protein MGRGDLSDQEWARLESHLPKNAGRGGRWKSHRRVINGILFRQRTGIPWRDLPARFGKWKTVHDRHRRWSADGTWERILRAVQADADMEGRIDWSMVSVDSTSCRAHQHAAGARTDAPRIPGRRSRPVQHRSDEALGRSRGGLTCKIHLAGEGGRRPLAFVITPGQWGDAPQLIPVLERIRVPRPGGGHPRTRPDHLGGDKAYSSRRNRRYLRRRQIKHTIPERKDQRANRRRRGSAGGRPTGFDKTIYKRRNEVERTINALKGFRAVATPFDKRAYIFHGTVTVAVIRLWLRS; encoded by the coding sequence GTGGGGCGGGGTGATCTGTCGGATCAGGAGTGGGCTCGGCTGGAGTCGCACTTGCCGAAGAACGCGGGGCGAGGCGGGCGTTGGAAGAGCCATCGCAGGGTGATCAACGGCATTCTCTTCCGGCAGCGGACTGGTATCCCGTGGCGTGATCTGCCGGCACGGTTCGGGAAGTGGAAGACCGTGCATGACAGGCATCGCAGGTGGTCGGCGGACGGCACGTGGGAAAGGATCCTGCGGGCCGTCCAGGCCGATGCCGATATGGAAGGCCGGATCGACTGGAGCATGGTCAGCGTGGACTCGACCTCCTGCCGCGCCCACCAGCACGCGGCGGGCGCTCGTACCGACGCGCCACGTATCCCTGGACGACGCAGCCGACCTGTTCAGCATCGTTCGGATGAGGCCCTGGGACGTTCCCGTGGCGGGCTGACGTGCAAGATCCATCTGGCCGGTGAGGGCGGCCGACGTCCGCTCGCGTTCGTCATCACACCAGGCCAGTGGGGCGATGCCCCGCAACTGATCCCGGTCCTCGAACGCATCCGTGTCCCGCGCCCGGGCGGCGGCCATCCGCGCACGCGCCCCGATCACCTGGGTGGCGACAAAGCGTACTCGTCCCGCCGGAATCGCCGCTATCTGCGGCGTCGGCAGATCAAGCACACCATCCCCGAGCGCAAGGACCAGCGGGCCAACCGCCGGCGCCGCGGCAGCGCGGGCGGCCGCCCCACCGGCTTCGACAAGACGATCTACAAGCGCCGCAACGAAGTCGAGCGAACGATCAACGCCCTCAAGGGCTTCCGCGCCGTAGCCACCCCATTCGACAAGAGGGCGTACATCTTCCACGGCACTGTGACCGTCGCTGTCATTCGCCTCTGGCTCCGCTCATGA
- a CDS encoding recombinase family protein: MAEEEAEQAGRARARQLRDEDELSFREIATVLEAEGIRPKRGERWHPETVRRMLANSTDKPPTLYPRQRSV; encoded by the coding sequence TTGGCCGAAGAGGAAGCAGAGCAGGCCGGCCGCGCCCGAGCTCGCCAGCTCCGCGACGAGGACGAACTGTCATTCCGCGAGATTGCCACCGTGCTGGAGGCAGAAGGCATCCGGCCCAAACGCGGGGAGCGCTGGCACCCCGAGACCGTCCGCCGGATGCTCGCCAACTCGACCGACAAGCCGCCGACTCTGTACCCCAGGCAGCGCAGCGTCTAG